The following nucleotide sequence is from Microbacterium imperiale.
TGCCCTCGGGCAGCTGGGCGAGGCGGTCGGTCGCCGGCCCGTCGAGGTAGATGCAGCCGAACGAGGTCGCACCCTCGCGCATCCGGTAGTAGTGGAACGCGGTGACGGCGACGTCTCCCCCGTCGAAGCCCGCCATGACCGGCGACTGGACGCCGAGGTAGACCATCGGGTGGCCGTCGGTGTAGCGGAACTCGGGCACGATGGTCGTCCACATGACGAAGGTGCGCCCGGTCGGCGTCGGCGTCGACTCCTTGCCCCAGGCGAACTGCTCCGACACGCGCTCGCGCCCGGCCGCGCTGACGATGTCGATGGTGTTGGCCGCGAGGTGGACCTCGACGAACTCCGCGGTGATCGAGAGCTCGACGTCGGCCGCGCGCAGCCAGCCGACGGTCTGCCCGCCGTTGCCCTCGGGCGGCACGCCCTGTCGGCCCGGAAGAAGCACCTTCACCCAGTCGGTCTCGGCCACCACGACCGGAACGGTCGTGCCGCCGTAGTGATGCTCGCGCGGCAGATAACCGACCGGCTCCCCCGCCGGGTCGGCGAACACCGGGGCACCCGCTCCGAGCGGTCGCGCCTGCGACGATGTCAGGGTCCCGGTGGGGTCGTCGTCCACCGGGATCGCCGGATTGACCGACCGCACGTCGATGAGCGGCAACGTCGAGATGTCGTACACGGTGTCGTTGCGCGGATGCGGCGCGGGAGCGGCATCCGTCGACGGGTCGGCCGTCGAGGCGGCAGCGGGTTCGACGTCCGCGACGGAGGCGACCGGCGCGGCCTCGCGCACCGACGCGAGGTCACGCAGCGGAGCGAGCGCCCAGAACCCGGCGGCCGCCATCGCCCCCACCGCGAGAACGGCGACGACCGCGGCGGGGTGCAGACGACGGCTCATACGCCCATGGTGGGTCGGTCGGCGCGGTGACGCAAGGGACGGCGGCGCGTCACCAGTGCGGGTGGATGTCGGCGCGCAGCAGCTCGTCGTAGACGGCGACGACGGCGTCGGCGAACGGCGTCAGGTCGGTGCCGTCCTCGAGCAGCGCGGCCGCCGCGGCGTTCGCGCGGGCCTGGTCGGGCGTGCGGGCGCCGGGGATGACGCTCGTGACACCGGGGCGCGACGCGATCCACGCGAGGGTCGCCGCCGGCAGCGAGACGCCGTCGGGCAGCGTGTCGGCCAGGCGCCGCGCGGCTGCGACACCGGTCTCGAAGTCGACGCCCGAGAAGGTCTCGCCGCGGTCGAACGCCTCGCCGTGGCGGTTGTACGAGCGGTGGTCGTCGGCGGCGAAGGTCGTCTGCGCGGTGTAGCGACCGCTCAAGAGCCCGGACGCCAGCGGCACGCGCGCGAAGATCGCGACCTCAGCGTTCGCGGCGGCGGGCAGCACCTCGTCGAGCGGCTTGAGCCGGAACGGGTTGACGATGATCTGCACGTTGGTCACGTGCGGGCGCGCGATCGCGGCGAGCGCCTGCGCCGTCGTCTCGACCGAGACGCCGTAGGCGGCGATGGCGCCGGCGGCGACCAGCTCGTCGAGGGCGTCATAGGTGGCGTCGGCCTCGATGACCGCCGTCGGCGGGCAGTGCAGCTGCACGAGGTCGAGGGTGTCGACGCCGAGGTTGCGCCGTGACCGCTCGGTCCACTGACGGAAGTTCTCGGGGGTGTAGTTCTCGGGCTCTTGGGCGAGGCGCCGGCCCATCTTCGTCGCCACAGTGATGCCGTGCCCGGGTCGCTCGGCGAGGAAGCGGCCGATGATGCTCTCGCTGCGGCCGTCGCCGTAGACGTCGGCGGTGTCGAAGAGGGTGACTCCGGCGTCGGCGGAGGCCGCGAGGACCGCGCGGGCCTGGGCCTCGTCGACATCCCCCCAGTCCGCACCGAGCTGCCAGGTGCCCAGGCCGATGGCCGAGACGGAACGGGACGTGGACGC
It contains:
- a CDS encoding aldo/keto reductase, which produces MQQRRLASTSRSVSAIGLGTWQLGADWGDVDEAQARAVLAASADAGVTLFDTADVYGDGRSESIIGRFLAERPGHGITVATKMGRRLAQEPENYTPENFRQWTERSRRNLGVDTLDLVQLHCPPTAVIEADATYDALDELVAAGAIAAYGVSVETTAQALAAIARPHVTNVQIIVNPFRLKPLDEVLPAAANAEVAIFARVPLASGLLSGRYTAQTTFAADDHRSYNRHGEAFDRGETFSGVDFETGVAAARRLADTLPDGVSLPAATLAWIASRPGVTSVIPGARTPDQARANAAAAALLEDGTDLTPFADAVVAVYDELLRADIHPHW
- a CDS encoding L,D-transpeptidase; this translates as MSRRLHPAAVVAVLAVGAMAAAGFWALAPLRDLASVREAAPVASVADVEPAAASTADPSTDAAPAPHPRNDTVYDISTLPLIDVRSVNPAIPVDDDPTGTLTSSQARPLGAGAPVFADPAGEPVGYLPREHHYGGTTVPVVVAETDWVKVLLPGRQGVPPEGNGGQTVGWLRAADVELSITAEFVEVHLAANTIDIVSAAGRERVSEQFAWGKESTPTPTGRTFVMWTTIVPEFRYTDGHPMVYLGVQSPVMAGFDGGDVAVTAFHYYRMREGATSFGCIYLDGPATDRLAQLPEGTPVMILP